One window of candidate division KSB1 bacterium genomic DNA carries:
- a CDS encoding DUF4159 domain-containing protein gives MTIWLLFILLSQLSAQEATEGRFVIARLKYSGGGDWYNDPSIIPNLLQFLRENTTVPAAKDEIRISLMDEELFSVPFLFMTGHGRVAFSDQEVERLRKYLTSGGFLYADDDYGMDDSFRREMARVFPDKEMVELPFSHEIYHCHFQFPTGLPKIHEHDSKPPKGYAYFHEGRMVVFYTYESNISDGWADADVHGDPFEVREQALQMGTNIVIYALTQ, from the coding sequence ATGACAATCTGGCTCTTGTTTATTTTGCTGTCCCAGCTGTCTGCTCAAGAAGCGACAGAAGGCCGATTCGTCATCGCACGTCTCAAATACTCCGGCGGCGGAGATTGGTATAACGATCCCTCGATCATTCCCAATCTGCTTCAATTTTTGCGCGAGAACACCACCGTTCCGGCTGCCAAGGATGAAATCCGTATTTCTTTGATGGATGAGGAGCTCTTTTCCGTACCGTTTCTATTTATGACCGGCCACGGCCGCGTCGCTTTTTCCGATCAGGAAGTGGAGCGGCTTCGCAAATATCTCACTTCCGGGGGATTTCTTTACGCCGATGATGATTACGGCATGGATGATTCTTTCCGAAGGGAAATGGCCCGCGTTTTTCCGGATAAGGAGATGGTAGAGTTGCCTTTCTCTCACGAGATATACCACTGTCATTTTCAGTTCCCGACAGGGCTGCCGAAAATTCATGAGCATGACTCCAAACCGCCCAAAGGCTATGCTTACTTTCACGAAGGCAGAATGGTCGTTTTCTATACTTACGAAAGCAACATCTCCGACGGCTGGGCGGATGCAGATGTACACGGTGATCCCTTCGAGGTGCGCGAGCAGGCCCTGCAGATGGGAACGAACATTGTCATTTACGCTTTGACCCAATGA
- a CDS encoding tetratricopeptide repeat protein has product MKRKNHRLWKWQAIGFFAVLCLHAQTLPQQEVQNLRRLADAFEQAGLYAQAADYYIRLGLANPADLGAYLGAKRTCKEAGEWNKLRDFIQALQTRRRDVRYSIDLAWVDYHTGKDKEAKAEWRRIMAENPKDESMYAILGQTLEEVGFYEEAIAAYQTARAQLNRPSAFTFDLARLYATVKKPEEMINEYLLLMQENPQQSAFVRESFLQNQIDVEKALSILRKAEKQKPELAWAAALLRTDLTVKNSRYEEALQSAAAFESFLSALAGSKKSPPIHQGEILYELAEELFRAGLTAEAEKALLLILQKETETPYVPAARRKMAQVYLNRRQFREAEGVLRQIGETARQRTERAEAYEQLGKIYLEQFFDFAQAEAAFQSSLKEQTDEEKKAALMLRLAECAMLRGDFATAQERLTSVRAQTNPNGVGYIEAMYQTAKLQLYKNDFRGAKETVQQTLQAALSGESLLLENDLLQLSMLLQDAQSDSVGASVWAQADLLRCRGRLEEARELLSKRLAEAPSARFRDYLQLQLAQIFTDEQQYDRAVQAYKAVYENEKSPYRDYALFSIGALLETSGDKMNARQYYEKLLAEFPAGIYLDEARKRIRSFEKELP; this is encoded by the coding sequence ATGAAACGGAAAAACCATAGACTTTGGAAATGGCAGGCGATCGGCTTTTTCGCCGTTCTTTGTCTCCACGCCCAAACTCTTCCTCAGCAGGAAGTTCAAAATCTTCGGCGTCTGGCCGACGCATTTGAACAAGCCGGTTTGTATGCGCAGGCGGCAGACTATTATATTCGTCTCGGTTTGGCCAATCCGGCCGATCTCGGCGCTTATTTGGGTGCCAAGAGAACCTGCAAAGAGGCAGGAGAATGGAACAAGCTCCGTGATTTTATTCAGGCCTTACAAACCAGGCGCCGCGATGTTCGTTACAGTATCGATTTGGCATGGGTAGATTATCATACCGGTAAGGACAAAGAGGCAAAGGCGGAATGGCGGCGGATTATGGCGGAAAATCCCAAAGACGAAAGCATGTACGCCATCCTCGGTCAAACTTTAGAGGAAGTCGGCTTTTATGAGGAGGCGATTGCGGCCTACCAAACCGCACGAGCGCAGCTTAACCGGCCGAGTGCATTTACCTTCGACCTTGCACGGCTTTACGCTACGGTAAAAAAGCCGGAAGAAATGATCAATGAATATCTTCTGCTTATGCAGGAAAATCCGCAGCAGTCTGCTTTTGTAAGAGAGTCTTTTCTGCAGAATCAAATAGATGTCGAAAAAGCGCTGTCCATTCTTCGCAAAGCGGAAAAGCAAAAGCCGGAACTCGCTTGGGCTGCGGCTTTACTACGAACCGATTTAACGGTCAAGAATTCCCGCTATGAAGAGGCTCTGCAGAGTGCCGCTGCTTTCGAATCATTTCTGTCCGCTCTTGCGGGAAGCAAAAAATCGCCGCCGATTCATCAGGGCGAAATACTTTATGAACTTGCCGAAGAACTCTTTCGCGCCGGTCTAACGGCGGAGGCGGAAAAGGCGCTGCTGTTGATCCTGCAAAAAGAAACCGAAACCCCATACGTACCGGCCGCTCGGAGAAAGATGGCGCAGGTTTATTTGAACCGTAGGCAATTTCGCGAGGCTGAAGGCGTTCTGCGCCAAATCGGTGAAACGGCCAGGCAGCGGACCGAACGGGCGGAGGCATATGAACAGCTTGGTAAAATCTACCTCGAACAGTTTTTCGATTTTGCCCAAGCTGAAGCCGCTTTTCAAAGCAGCCTTAAAGAACAAACCGACGAGGAAAAGAAAGCGGCACTGATGCTGCGCCTGGCCGAATGCGCAATGCTGCGTGGTGATTTTGCCACGGCGCAAGAGCGACTGACGTCGGTTCGTGCTCAAACCAACCCAAACGGAGTAGGATATATCGAGGCTATGTACCAAACAGCCAAACTGCAGCTTTATAAAAATGACTTTCGCGGTGCTAAGGAAACAGTCCAACAGACGCTTCAGGCTGCTTTGAGCGGAGAGAGCCTTTTGCTTGAAAACGATCTCCTGCAGCTCTCCATGCTGCTCCAGGACGCGCAGAGCGATTCCGTCGGTGCCTCCGTTTGGGCTCAGGCCGACCTTCTCCGCTGTCGCGGTCGATTGGAGGAAGCAAGAGAGTTGCTCTCTAAACGGCTGGCCGAAGCGCCGTCGGCTCGGTTTCGCGACTATCTGCAACTGCAGCTGGCGCAGATTTTCACGGATGAACAACAGTATGACCGCGCAGTTCAAGCCTACAAAGCCGTTTATGAAAACGAAAAATCGCCCTACCGCGATTACGCCCTTTTTTCGATCGGGGCGCTCTTGGAAACAAGCGGTGATAAAATGAATGCAAGACAGTATTATGAAAAGCTCCTGGCTGAATTCCCCGCCGGAATTTATCTCGATGAAGCGAGAAAACGCATTCGAAGTTTTGAAAAGGAACTGCCATGA
- a CDS encoding secondary thiamine-phosphate synthase enzyme YjbQ, with the protein MVLKRIGLRTRQRVQFIDIDDQIAQIVRESGVRSGICVVFVPHTTAGVTINENADPDVVRDIIMSLNKHIPFEDGYYHGEGNSAAHIKSSLIGPSLSLIIEDGRVVLGTWQSVYFCEFDGPRERTFYVKILGD; encoded by the coding sequence ATGGTCCTTAAACGCATAGGACTGCGTACCCGGCAAAGAGTTCAGTTCATCGACATCGATGACCAAATCGCGCAAATTGTGCGGGAAAGCGGTGTCCGCTCCGGCATCTGCGTTGTTTTCGTCCCCCATACCACTGCCGGGGTGACGATTAATGAAAACGCAGACCCAGACGTAGTTAGAGATATAATCATGTCGTTAAATAAGCATATCCCTTTTGAGGACGGCTATTATCACGGCGAAGGAAATTCAGCCGCCCATATCAAGTCTTCGCTCATCGGCCCTTCCTTGTCTTTGATTATTGAAGACGGCAGAGTTGTCCTCGGCACCTGGCAATCCGTCTATTTTTGTGAATTCGACGGACCGCGCGAACGCACTTTTTACGTCAAAATCCTCGGGGATTGA
- a CDS encoding peptidylprolyl isomerase, whose protein sequence is MKKFILFLFLLSMLTAGAQDLLDRIAAIVDDEIILDSEVTQTAWLMASQMGIDPVRDPAQFQKMRRIALRNLVNKELLVIQADLDTIKADERQVDAYLEQQMQAAIQQAGGESRLEEALGMPLSQIRRNYRKEIEKELRANTVQEKKLSKIKLSRREVRQFYESKKDSIGRINESVDISHILVEIKPGESARLEALDRAMQIRRRLLTGADFAELAKAVSDDPGSAERGGDLGFVSRTDLVREYVEAAVKLQPGEISDVVESQFGFHIIKMEEKRGDKLRTRHILVAIKPKREDELAAAEKIKRIHQELMNGADFEEMVLKYSDDASTKNDKGHLGRYEVEQLRRMAKEFVFALTGLKPGEISDPVKTSYGFHILKLNAREQARELDFDKDYDRIEQAALNYKRQQELQKWLNELKKQVFVEIKDPDLQE, encoded by the coding sequence ATGAAAAAATTTATTCTATTTCTCTTTCTATTATCGATGTTGACGGCTGGAGCACAGGACCTTTTGGATCGAATTGCAGCCATTGTTGACGATGAGATTATCTTGGATTCCGAAGTCACCCAAACGGCCTGGCTGATGGCTTCGCAAATGGGTATAGATCCGGTGCGCGATCCTGCTCAATTCCAAAAAATGCGCAGAATTGCGTTGCGCAATCTGGTGAATAAGGAGCTGCTCGTTATTCAGGCCGATCTCGATACCATAAAAGCCGATGAACGACAAGTGGATGCCTATTTAGAGCAGCAGATGCAGGCTGCCATCCAACAGGCAGGCGGTGAGAGTCGGCTGGAAGAGGCGCTGGGGATGCCTCTCTCACAGATACGGCGCAATTACCGCAAAGAAATTGAGAAGGAACTTCGCGCGAACACCGTCCAAGAGAAAAAGCTGTCTAAAATCAAATTATCACGCCGAGAGGTTCGCCAATTCTATGAAAGCAAGAAAGACTCGATCGGCAGAATCAATGAAAGCGTGGACATCAGCCATATTTTAGTGGAAATCAAGCCCGGCGAATCGGCGCGCCTGGAGGCTCTGGACCGCGCTATGCAAATACGCCGGCGATTGTTGACGGGTGCTGATTTCGCAGAATTGGCCAAAGCGGTTTCGGACGATCCGGGCTCGGCAGAACGCGGCGGAGACCTCGGCTTTGTCTCACGTACCGATTTGGTGCGCGAATATGTCGAAGCAGCCGTAAAACTTCAGCCGGGGGAAATATCAGATGTCGTCGAGTCGCAGTTTGGTTTTCACATCATCAAGATGGAAGAGAAGCGCGGGGATAAGCTTAGGACCCGTCATATCTTGGTTGCCATAAAGCCGAAGCGTGAAGACGAGTTGGCTGCGGCGGAAAAGATCAAGCGAATTCATCAGGAATTGATGAACGGTGCCGATTTTGAGGAAATGGTGCTCAAATATTCCGACGATGCATCCACCAAGAATGACAAAGGCCATCTTGGTCGATATGAAGTTGAACAGCTGAGACGAATGGCAAAGGAATTCGTCTTTGCGCTGACCGGCCTAAAACCGGGCGAAATCAGTGACCCCGTAAAGACCTCTTACGGTTTTCATATTCTCAAACTGAATGCCCGCGAACAGGCGCGCGAATTGGATTTTGATAAGGATTACGATCGAATCGAACAGGCGGCGTTAAATTATAAAAGGCAGCAGGAGCTGCAAAAGTGGCTCAATGAACTGAAAAAGCAGGTCTTTGTAGAAATTAAAGATCCTGATTTGCAGGAGTAG
- a CDS encoding asparagine synthetase B produces MRRLRVLLMAAFLCTFPISLHAQRLLIPMDLTQTDHLKAYGAAYWALTKGMTVEWLLNYLGGAFLSDASPEMERMLRVRGVSYRLISEAEAAQIYATIEQENMEKVILEKAPKIAVYAPPNKQAWDDAVILALEYAEVPFDVVWDREVLTGALEQYDWLHLHHEDFTGQYGKFYANYRHADWYQDEVAKNEAMARAMGFSKVSELKKAVVITIKEYIRRGGFVFAMCSATDTFDIALAAEGVDIVESVFDGDPPDANAAQKLDYSKCLAFENFRIETNPLIYEYSDIDIPPSYAPALRGAEADYFTLFEFSAKYDPVPTMLTQNHVNAVKGFMGQTTGFRKSLIKKNVVILAEAEGTEQVKYLHGNFGKGTFTFYAGHDPEDYQHLINDPPTQLALHKNSPGYRLILNNILFPAAKKKKLKT; encoded by the coding sequence ATGAGACGGTTGCGAGTTCTCCTGATGGCCGCATTCCTTTGCACCTTCCCCATTTCCCTGCACGCGCAAAGGCTCTTAATTCCCATGGATCTGACGCAAACCGATCATCTCAAAGCCTACGGCGCCGCTTATTGGGCTTTGACCAAAGGGATGACCGTCGAATGGCTGCTCAATTATTTGGGCGGCGCATTTTTAAGCGATGCTTCGCCCGAGATGGAGCGAATGCTGCGGGTGCGCGGCGTTTCTTATCGGCTAATTTCTGAAGCGGAAGCGGCGCAGATTTATGCGACGATCGAGCAGGAAAATATGGAAAAGGTAATTCTCGAAAAGGCGCCGAAAATCGCCGTTTACGCTCCGCCCAACAAGCAGGCGTGGGACGATGCCGTTATTCTTGCGCTCGAGTATGCCGAAGTCCCCTTTGATGTAGTCTGGGATCGCGAAGTGCTTACCGGCGCGTTGGAACAGTACGACTGGCTCCATCTTCATCACGAAGACTTTACAGGTCAATACGGAAAGTTTTATGCCAATTATCGCCACGCCGACTGGTACCAGGACGAGGTCGCTAAAAACGAAGCTATGGCGCGTGCCATGGGTTTCAGCAAAGTGTCGGAACTGAAAAAAGCGGTGGTGATAACCATCAAAGAATACATCCGGCGTGGAGGGTTCGTCTTTGCCATGTGTTCGGCAACGGATACGTTCGACATCGCCTTGGCGGCGGAAGGAGTCGATATCGTCGAATCTGTATTTGACGGCGATCCCCCCGATGCAAATGCGGCTCAAAAATTGGATTATTCCAAGTGTCTGGCTTTTGAAAATTTTCGTATTGAGACCAATCCTTTGATTTACGAGTATTCCGATATCGATATCCCTCCCAGCTATGCTCCTGCTTTGCGAGGAGCTGAAGCGGACTATTTTACGTTGTTCGAGTTTTCCGCCAAATATGATCCGGTGCCGACCATGCTGACGCAAAATCACGTCAATGCGGTCAAGGGATTTATGGGACAGACGACCGGCTTTCGCAAATCGTTGATCAAAAAAAACGTGGTCATTTTGGCCGAGGCAGAAGGCACCGAACAGGTCAAATATTTGCATGGAAACTTTGGTAAAGGAACTTTTACTTTTTACGCCGGTCATGATCCGGAAGATTATCAACATCTGATCAACGATCCGCCGACACAACTCGCCCTGCACAAAAATTCGCCCGGTTATCGTTTGATTCTCAACAATATTCTCTTTCCTGCTGCGAAAAAGAAAAAACTAAAAACTTGA
- a CDS encoding peptidyl-prolyl cis-trans isomerase, with the protein MQLNYKGLWAAASLLVAVFFSCGKGSGKSSSPIVAEVGDVKFTMAELKEALPQPEGVEISEVQAQNYLQRWLDKEIIYQQALEEGFTKDPEVRKKLREIERDYVFALYIRKNIDEKVTVSETELRTYYDSKGGEFIRPENFYDLQIIFTQSSANADEAFQRLKNGESFGIVAKELSEHESKNAEGRVEKVPLSVLPEALKRKIPTMKLGEISQPIQTPIGYYVVKLAAVYPRGEKQSFEEARKAVEQKVKAYKRDQEYNRLLNELKDKRNASINWGELRSLYNKE; encoded by the coding sequence GTGCAGCTTAATTACAAGGGACTTTGGGCGGCGGCGAGCCTTCTTGTTGCCGTCTTTTTTTCATGCGGCAAAGGGTCGGGGAAAAGCTCTTCTCCGATCGTTGCCGAAGTCGGCGACGTCAAATTTACAATGGCCGAGCTCAAGGAGGCTTTGCCGCAGCCGGAAGGAGTAGAAATTTCGGAGGTTCAGGCGCAGAATTATCTTCAACGCTGGCTGGACAAAGAAATCATTTATCAACAGGCTCTGGAGGAAGGTTTTACCAAGGATCCGGAAGTCAGAAAAAAGCTCCGCGAGATTGAACGGGATTATGTGTTTGCATTGTATATCAGAAAGAACATCGATGAAAAGGTGACCGTCAGCGAGACTGAGCTCAGAACCTATTATGACAGCAAAGGCGGCGAGTTCATCAGGCCTGAAAATTTTTACGATCTGCAAATCATCTTTACTCAAAGCAGCGCAAACGCGGATGAGGCGTTTCAGCGACTCAAAAACGGCGAGAGTTTCGGCATCGTGGCCAAAGAGCTGTCCGAGCACGAAAGCAAGAACGCCGAGGGGCGTGTGGAAAAGGTGCCGCTTTCCGTTCTGCCCGAAGCGTTGAAACGCAAAATTCCCACCATGAAGCTGGGTGAAATCAGCCAACCCATCCAAACGCCGATCGGCTACTATGTGGTCAAATTAGCGGCAGTTTATCCGCGGGGCGAAAAGCAGTCTTTCGAAGAAGCGCGCAAAGCGGTCGAGCAAAAAGTAAAAGCTTACAAACGCGATCAAGAATACAATCGGCTCCTTAATGAATTAAAGGACAAAAGAAACGCATCAATCAATTGGGGCGAGCTGAGATCTTTGTATAATAAGGAATAG